The stretch of DNA ATTCGATTATGGCGTGCATTTGACATTAACCTGTGAAAGCCCGTCCCTCGACTGGGGGCCGATCACGCCGATGGCGAAAGTCCCCAGTTTGGTTGACGCACGCGGCCGGTTCTGGCAGAGAGAATCTGACGTGGCGGCGCATGTGAAAGCCGATGAGGTCGACCGCGAACTCCGCGCTCAAATCGATCGAGCACTCAAGGCGGGCGTTCCGATTTCTCATCTCGACAACCACATGTGGACGCTGCTGACCCGGCCCGACCTGATGGCAATCTACGTCCAATTGAGCTTGGACTACGACCTGCCGATTCGCTATCGCAAGGTCGAAAAATTGCCGCTCGACCAGCGAGGCGCGTTCGCTGGCAATCTGCTCGTCGCCTATGCCGAAGAGGGCCGCCGACTGCAGCAGCACAATATGCCGATGTTCGATTTCGTCGAATCGAACAACTACGACGTCCCTCCCACCGAAAAACGCAACTACTTTTTACAGGCGCTGCGTGACTTGCCGCCCGGCGTCTCAGAGATCTTGGTACATTGCGCCTATGATCTAGAAGGCGAAGGCCAAGCCCCGCATGTCGAGCGCCGCGCCATGGATGCCGCTTTCTTCCAATCCGCTGAAGCCGCCGACACCATCCGCCGCTACGGAATTAAAATCATCGACTGGAAAGTGTTTCGCGACATGAAACAACGCGGTGAACTTCCTGACGAGGCTTAACCCGGTACGACCCGCGACAACGTCAAGAACCAACGCCGCTGTGCCAACCACATCGCAGCCAGCACAGCGGCAATTAGCATCAGCCACATGCTGTTGCCGCCGAGGGTGGGAATCAAGGCTAGGCAGATCATCAACAGCAGTGCGTTGCGGCCCATCGCGCATAACGGTGCGACGACAAACGTCCCGCCCCATTTGGCCAACAACCCGGCAAGCCCCACCACCGACAGGCTAGCTCCGCATGCGGCGACCGCAAATGTCGGCGTATTGATGTAGGCATTGACCGGCATCAACTCCCCCGCATAAAGCCCGGTATTTAAAGCAACTAGGCCGATCAACATCAATGCGAGACTGTCATCACGTTCGGCATTTCGACTGTGCAATAGATAACGTCCCAACAGCATCCCAAACAACGTGACTGCGATGGCAGGGAGCGTGGAAATCAAGCCTTGCGGATCCCAGGTCGAAAAATATAGCCGCCCCGGCAACCACAAGCGATCAGTATAAGCAGCCACATTCCCTTCAACACTGAAGTCGCCCACACCGTAGCCCGGCACATCGACCAGTTCGAAAACCAATCCGTATTCCAACAAGATCACCGCCGCTACCACAGCATGTGTCCGCCATCCGCTAAAGACGCCGAACAGTCCGGCAACGAGATAGCAGACGGCGATCCGTTGAAATATACCGGTCCAGCGCATCTCGGCCAACGACACAACCCGCAGCCATTCGCAAATCAGCCCGATAACAAACAACGCGGCTGCACGAATCACAATGCGCTTGACCAACGCCGTATTGCTTGCTTCATTCAAGCGGCGACGCTCAAGATCAAAGACCACCCCCGCCCCCGCCGCCACTAAGAAGGCCGGCAACATGAAGTCGTACAGCGTCATTCCATGCCAGATTGAAGGGGACAATTGATCGACCACTGCCAATCGCCACCCCGATTCCGGCAGCGAATACAACACCGGAGTCAGGGCAACCGCCACCCCCCACACCAACACCGCTGAGCCTCGCAACGCATCGATTGCATCAACACGCTGCACCTCAAGGGATGCATTGTCATCAGTCACCTCAGGCATGGTCTTTGAAGACTCCTTGGCCAACGAATCGGATTGCGAGATTCATCCAGAGATCCCTAACCTCGCGACCGGTGCAGCATACGGTCACAATGATCGGTTACGAGCATCACATCTTATCTCGCGGTGTCAACAACACTCAATTCAGACACATGATTTGTTGGCAGTTCATTGCCCATAGATCTCTGCAGCAACGACTGTAGAGGCCACCGGAAATAACAGGCAGAAGAACGCTGCAACGTATTTGCAGCAAGCAGATTGCGTAGGGGTGACCACTGGCATGCCAGTGGTGAAAAATTCCTGTCGCGCTCGCGCATTATGCTTGATGGAAGACAAAGCAAGGAGCAGGAGCAGGGCCATGAACAGAGCCGAAAACAGTGCAGCGATTTCCATCCGAGTCGGCGGCATATATACCGTGGATATTTGCGGCAAGAAGACGCAAGCGGAAGCTATCTTTCACTCACCCAAAAACCCGAATTTTTGGTACTTCGAGGCGGTCGATTCACGCCTACTATTTTTGGTTGCGATCGCAAACGTGTTCGACAACGCAAGCAAACCAGAATGATGCTGCTCGCCACACAACCACACGCATGGGCCAACTGAGTCGCGCCGGCTCGAGGTCCCTGGGCATCGGTGAAACATAGCAGGGGGGGCCGATCAATCTTACGGCCAACGTGAGCACAATTTCGATGCTGCGCTGTCCGTGAACCATGACGTCTGGCGCGACTTCCATGACGACACAGGAACTCTCAGCGCATCATGCAGGCTGAGGTAAGCCGAGTTCTATGAACCCGATTTTTTAGTCCATCTGGTCAGAATCTTGAGTGGTTTGTTTGCAGCACCAGGATTCACATGAAATTCATTCGCATCAATGGAAAAGCCATTACGCTGTACCTCGTATTGATGACTGCCAACAGGAAGTGTAAGCGACCCTTTGGCTAGACCTTTGATATCCACAGGCAGCCCATCAACATAGAGAGTCAAAGCCGTGTCCTCGGGATGATCGATTTGAAATTGGATTTCCCCTGCTGGCAATGCTGGGTTTGACGTTTGCCGCGAAGCCGCGTTCGAATCTTCAGGGAACCACCAAATGGCAAATAGGGACACCGCAGGCAAGATCAATAGCCCCACGACTCCCAGTACAACCATTGCTGATCCTGGAAATCGGCTATCCGATTTTGAGGTTTTTCGGCGGTTCGATGTTCCACCCGCCAATTGCAATGGTGCTTGCTTCTCGGCTGCAGCGCTGATCACATCAGTTGCTTCATCAGCGGCGTGGGTGACCGGCTCTCGGCAAAGGCTTTTTAGAAGTGAATCTTCTCCCTTCTCAAAAGCTGCAAGCGCCTGGGCAAACTCAGACATGGATGCGAAGCGATTCTCGCCCTTTTTTTGGATTGCTTTGAGACAGATGCGATCAAGTGCGGGCGGAATATCCGCACATCGGGATGAGGGAACCGGAGGCAAATCGTTTAAGACGCTGGCCAGCACCTGTGCGACATTTCCCTCAAATGGGATCGTTCTCGTCAGGAGTTCAAACAAGATCGCTCCCAACGAATAAATATCGCTTGCAGGCAGGACACCATCCTTATCCCCCGCGACCTGTTCAGGTGACATATAGGCGGGCGACCCTACGAGCATTCCATCGATGGTGATGCGGCTCTCTGCCAGCGGATTGTCAAAGGCGCGGGCCAATCCAAAATCCATAATGACTGGTTCGCCATCAGCACGGACAATCACATTGCCTGGCTTCAAATCCCGGTGCACGATCCGTGAGTCGTGCAATTGCTGCATGGTCTCAGCGACGATTCGTACAATACGAACAGCCTCCACCATGGGCATTGCTTCTTTCTCAATCGATGCCTCTAAGGTTAGCCCTTCAATATATTCCATTGCGAGGAAACACAGCCCATCCAACTCCCCGACATCATAAACTCGGCAGATGTGGGAGTGCGCGATTTGAGCGGCCAATTTGGCTTCTCGCATAAATCGTTCGCGGACTTTCACGTGATCCTGCACAAAAAAGTGCGGGATCTTTAGTGCCACTTTACGATCCAATTCGTTGTCCCAAGCCAAAAAGACTGAGCCCATCCCACCGGAACCAAGTTGATCAATAATCCGGTAACGACCAAACTGCTCAGGCAACCGGGCGGCCGTCCAATTCGACATCGTTTTTCGTAGCGTACGACTGACGACGGCCTGAATCGCTAATTGAATTTCAGAGTCTTCATGACTAGTGCCGCTTGCATTTGATGCGCGCAGCAAAGCCACCAGCGAATCCGAAGTACCATCCAATTCCTTGGCCATTGCCTCGCATCGCTCACATTGATCGATATGATCCGCCACAACATCAATTTGTTCCTCATCAAGCCGTCCCAGGACATAATCCAGCAGTCGTGTGCCGTCAGGGCAAGCTACAGTTCTCATATTGCATCCCCTTTCGAGGCGAGGGATTAATCAACAATGACGAAGAGATCGACCAATCGGTCGGTTCCAAGATTCTCGGCTACACGATTTCTTCGCCATTGAGACTGCTTTCAATTCCGAGAGAGATGTCCATTCCAATTCTGCCTATCCTTGCGCGGAAGCGTTACATCACATCCGATGCATCCTGCTCCAGTCCTGCACCCAGCCCGATGGCATCTATGATATACCAAGCTTGCTTGCAAATCGAGAATTGTCTGCCTGATTCAGGATCGCATGCCCTTGCACCATGCCCAAAGACTTTGCGAAGTCGTATTGTCTTGCCGAGCGTCTGCCACTTATTTGAGCAACGATCTTACCGCTGGGGTTTTCCCCAGCACAAGTGAAGTAAACTCCATGATGACATATTCAGTTCCCTGACGCGATCCCTGGTGAAAACGAATTGAGTGGTCCTGAGCCAATTTTCGCACTTAAAGTCTGTTGCTGGCCTAGTGTGAATCATTCAATACCCGAGAACAAAATAGGTATTTGTTCCCATTCGAATGCCCCTCCACACCCTCAATCCACAGTTCAACGACACCCATATAATTTTTCCAAAAACGCTTTTACAGAATCAGATCAAGAGGACTGTCACACACGCGCATTAATATTAGTGAGCGAAGAAACATTACCGCTCGTAATATGAAACATCCATAATTGCATTCAGTGCGACGAAGATGATTACGGAATGCAAGCCTGCTTTCTAGGTCAAACAGTTGCAATAAACGAAATTGCCATTCGTGCTCTCCACTCGCAGCTCCAGGGAATTCAGTGTGTGGCAACGTTGTTCCGTGCGATTACTCGCTATGGACAAACCCTTAGATTCCTCACCTGGGAGTACACGTTATGAAATTCCTTCTATCTGGCATTGCGCTAATTCCTTTTCTCATTCTCTTTGGGCACAGTGTCGCTGAGGAACCGATGGCTCCTGCAAAACTAGTTCCCGAAACAAGAACGCTAGACTTTGGTGAAGTTTGGGGGCAATCCAACTTCCATTGGCAAGTCAAAGTCCGCAATCCCAGTCCCCGCAGTATCCAAGTCAAAGAACTCAGTACGGCGTGCTCGTGCGTCGAAGCGAATCCGAAATCCTTTGTCGTCCCCCCGGGAGGGACAAAGAACATTGATGTCGTTCTGGATCTACGCGACAACGGCGTTCGGTTATCAGCAGATGAGGCGACAGGTCCGTACTCCTCATTTTCGGCCGCGATCAAACCTATTTATTCTGACATCGAAACGACGCCTGCGGACATATGGTACGTCACAGGAAACCTTCGGCATCCGTTCGACAATGTCCCGCGCGTTTGGGACATCGGTTCGGTGACGTGTGATTCCTCTGAGCAACCCACCGCAATCCTGCCGGTTGCCTGTGCTAGCGGCGTTTCACTCACTGGCATCCATTTTGATCAAGAGTGGGGTCATGCCACCGTTGCTAAAAGTCCTTCAAACAAAACGAGTCTCTTATTTTATCTCCGCAATCGCTCGCCTGGGCCTTTTGAGTTTCCGCTGCAACTGAGGGCTGAAACACGTGATGGAGTCGAACTCCCCCCCGTCTCGGTTCAGGTAACAGGGCGTGTCGTTGGTGATGTGGAAGTGTACCCAAGTGAGGTAGCGCTGGGGTTGCTTCGTCCAGGTCAAAATTCTGAAAACACCGTATTCATTCGGTCACGATCGGGACAAGCACTGTACGTCGATCAAGTCGTCTGCTCCGACGACCATATCGAGATTGCCCCTCCGCAGGATTCGGAAAATGAAAACGACGGCGAATTGGCTTACAAGGTCAAATCGACCTCCGGCAAGCAACCGGGAAATTATTCGACGATTGTTCATTTCGAAGTCCATACAGAAGACCAGGCGCCGGTCACCGTTTCATATCGCTTGACCTACACAGTCTGTGAAATCTCGCTTTGAACTATTCTCGACATCCCACTTTTTTTAATAACGGGAGATGCAACACATGATTCCTGTCGCTGGAGTGAGGGGACTTTATTCCACAGTAGCAGGCATGACCGCTGCGATTCTACTGACCGCAGTTTCAATCCAACCGGTCGTTGCTGAACAAGTCGATGCCCCAGCGTCTGGTGCTCTGACACATGAAAAAATCCTCAAAGTTTGGGAGGAGCGAGAACAGCGTGTGAAATCCGCTCGATTCGAATGGACAGAAATTCGCCTCATTACAGACGACCTGCTAATGCCGGGCGAGTCACGCGTCGAACCGGACGTCCCCCAATACAGCGTGAAATCGTCACTCAGTCTGAAAGAGAATCAGATTCGACACACCTTCCGAAAGGAGATCTGGCAGGTCGACGCACCTCGCGGCGAAAACAGTTTCGTCAGTGTCTCAAACGGCGAGACGGCCAAAGTATACCTGCCCCCCGGATATGTCACTGAGTATCCCCGAGGACATGCAAGCCAACAAGTTGGCAGCGACGAAGTCAATTCCACATATTTGAAGCCATTTCTATGGTGTTACCGGCCCTCGATGTCAAGTGTCTTAGTGGCACCGCTGGAGAAATTTGACATCACCCAGGAACGTGCTGCCTATCAAGACCGGGACTGCGTTGTGCTGCGGTATCAGCCAACACCGACCACAAAATTTGAACTTTGGCTCGATCCGTCTCGTGATTTTGTGATCGTTCGACAGCAATTCATTCGAGACGGTCTCGTCGCCAACCAATTAGACGTCGAGTATTTACCGGTCGACGAAACAAGGGTCTGGCTCCCTCAAGAGTGGCGTTTTGCCATGCTCGACAAGAAAGGGAAATCGTTACTCTCCATGAATGGAACCTTGACTCGTGCAGAAATTAATCCAACGCTGCCTGATGCTGATTTCGAATTCGAGTTTCCGCCCGGGACGTGGGTTCACGAAGACAAAGCGCACGAACATATTGTGATGGCCGATGGTAAGCAGCGAGCCGTTGCACTGGGAGAACGCGGGCTGCCTTACGAATCGCTGCTCTCCGGTACCGGACGTGTTTCCAAAAGTCGGTGGAAAAGGGTCTTGGTTCAGATCAACCTCTCCGTGGTCGTCTTTGTCTGCGTAGGCCTCGTTCTTCGCTGGAATCAATTGCGAAGTCACCGCTGAATTGACGCCTCTTTCGTCACGGATGCCGGTCCGGCTCGTCAGCGCGAAGCTCAATGCGCCAACGTAGGGTTTCATTCATTTGAATTCCTCACACCGCTGCCGGAATCAAACTTGTTTTGCAATCCCACGCTAGCCCCCGTATCTCCCGTCAGCTTGCACTTGAGAAAGAAGTAACTCGATGAGTAAGAACTCCCGTAGTCGACAACAAGTCGCACTAGTCATTGTCGCCGTCCTCTGTGGGCTAATGACGACCTGGAGTATTGCCCTTTCTGAAGAAACATGCAGTACGGCCAACTGCGTGAAATTCCTCCAATTCGGCACTGCAGACGATGTGTCTCAATATTGCCGCCGGTCACTCTTGACCGAAAAATGGGCATTCCCCGATGCTTGTTGTGCTCCTTCATCCAACCCCGACTGGTGCTCAACGCAAACGACAAACGCGCTTGGCTCATCGACACGAAAAATTATGGCAGCATGCACCCCGCTCTGTAGTTCCGGTAGCTGCGGAAGCGGCAACGTGCAGCCCTTTGCCACAAACATGTTTGTCGAATATGTAAACGCCACGCGTTATGAATGCAGAAATGAGACGGAATAAACTGGGCCGTTTACAATTTGGAATGCAATAAACTCAAGCCCAATAATTCCGGTCCAGCGTGCGATAGTTAATCGCCTCACTCAAATGCAGTGCGGTGATTTTATCGCTGCGGTCCAGGTCGGCGACCGTGCGGCTGACGCGGAGGATTTTGTCGTGGGCTCGGGCCGAGAGGCCCATTTCCTCCATGGCGGTTTTTAACAGCGTCTCCGCATCGGAATCGAGACGGCAGAATTTGCGGATTTGTCGCGGAGCCATCTTGCCGTTGGTCTTGATGCGGTACTCTCGAAAACGGGCTCCTTGAATTTCACGGGCCGCTTCGACCTGCTGCCGCATATCGCCACTGCCCGTGCCGGGGGCCATGTCCGAAAGTTCACGAAACGGCACCGACGGGACTTCGAGGTGAATGTCCACGCGATCTAAAAGTGGGCCGCTGATCTTGCCTAAATAGCGTTCGATTTGCAGGGGATTGCATTTGCACTGCCGCCTCGGGTCGCCGCGATAACCACAGGGACAGGGATTGAGCGCCGCCACCATCATCAAACTTGCCGGAAAGGTAATGCTGCCCATTGCGCGAGAAATCGTGACATTGCCGTCTTCCAACGGTTGCCGCAGGACTTCCAATGTCCGGCGATTGAATTCGGGCAGTTCGTCCAAAAACAAAATGCCGTTGTGTGCCAACGAAATCTCGCCCGGCGAGGGCGTGCTGCCGCCGCCAACTAAACCTGCTTCGCTGATCGTATGGTGCGGCGCGCGAAAGGGGCGCGTCATCATCAACGATTCCCCGGCATTCAAGCGGCCGACCGCACTATAGATTTGTGTGGTCTCCAAACTCTCTTCGGGGCTAAGTTGTGGCAAAATGGTTGGCAAACGCGAGGCTAATAACGTTTTTCCCGTCCCGGGTGATCCAAGCATCAGCAGGTGGTGGGAACCGGCCGCGGCGACTGTGACGGCGCGCTTGGCGAGTTCTTGGCCTTTGACATCCTGGTAGTCAATTTCATATTTGGCCAATTCGCTCAGCGCGCGTTCCCAACTGAATTGCGTGGGCTGGACGTCCAGTCGGTCGGAATAGAATCCCACTGCTTCAGCCAACGAGCCAACGGGAATCGCTTCGATCTCGCCAACAACGGCCGCTTCTTGGGCGTTCTCCACCGGCACAAGCAAGCCCCGCTTGCCCTGCGCACGAGCGGCGATGGCCATCGACAGGACCCCTTTGACCGGGCGAATCACCCCGTCGAGCGCCAACTCTCCGACAGCGGCGTATTCGTCGAACCGCTCGGACTGTAACTGACCACTGGCGGTCAACATGCCCAGGGCGATTGGCAAATCGAACGAGGCAGCATCCTTGGGAAGATCGGCCGGCGAAAGGTTAATCACGATGCGATCAATCGGCCGGTTGTATCCACTATTGACCAGCGCGCGTTCGATGCGATGCGTACTCTCCCGCACCGCTGCCTCGGCCAATCCAACGAGAATCGTCTTGGGCATCGCACCGGGGGAGATATCGACCTCCACCTCAATCGGCTCGGCGTTGATTCCCAACAGCGAATAGGTAAAGAGTTTAGCGAGCATAGAGCGTGCTTGCGGGAACGGTCAGGGAAGTTGTCTGAGACGCAATGTTCCCCATTGTGCCGAGAAACGACGCGGACCGCAAGCCAAAATGAACAAATGTACACAAACCTGGAGATCGCTGTCAGGCTTGAGGCGGTTGACGATGGGTTGGTATCGCGACGATTTGGTTTTGTCCACGAATCCGCACCCAACTGATGCCTTGAACAATCCATGTTCCAGCCGCAACCAAAAATGTATGACTGAAATACAAGCCGACTAACCAAAATAGGACGCGCGCGAGTTCAAGCGTGCCATGATGACCATTGCCAAACACGTCAAAAACAAATGACAAACCAACTAGGGCAAAGGAGCAAACGACGAGAAATGGCGGCATTAGAAACACGCATGCAAACCTAGCCAAATTCACACCACGGGCGAAGCCGACTGTCGGTGGCTTTGCATTTGCCTGCGATGAGTGATTCGCGAACAGGATCGCCGTCAATTTTATATAGACGTCTTCAAAGGACATGGCGATATACGCGCCTATAAGGGCGCCTATGACTCCGCCCATCATCATTGAGACTGAAAGGCTGCCATTACCTGTCCACGGGCTACACATCGCTCCAACCAGGCCGCAAAAGAAACTTCCTCCCAACAGTTTCTGAGCCGTTTGCCAATAATTGACGTTTGAATTCGTTGCGTCGGCCATTCTCCTAACTCCTCAATAGAGTCAAGCGGGGGGGAGCTAACGGTGATTTCTAATCGCAAATTGGATGGAGCGCAGTCGCAGCTAAAAATCCAGCCGTGTCCAGAAGATCTGTTGCCGGTCGCCGCGGCGGCGGTAGTCTTCGAGCATTGTTTCTAGGT from Symmachiella dynata encodes:
- a CDS encoding polysaccharide deacetylase family protein, coding for MRSLSRQTLLGGATLAIIVAAVALQLWGGPATTRFVIIHSDDAGMCHAVNLATIDSMQHGIVSSTSIMTCCEGFDEFAEFAKAHPEFDYGVHLTLTCESPSLDWGPITPMAKVPSLVDARGRFWQRESDVAAHVKADEVDRELRAQIDRALKAGVPISHLDNHMWTLLTRPDLMAIYVQLSLDYDLPIRYRKVEKLPLDQRGAFAGNLLVAYAEEGRRLQQHNMPMFDFVESNNYDVPPTEKRNYFLQALRDLPPGVSEILVHCAYDLEGEGQAPHVERRAMDAAFFQSAEAADTIRRYGIKIIDWKVFRDMKQRGELPDEA
- a CDS encoding heparan-alpha-glucosaminide N-acetyltransferase domain-containing protein gives rise to the protein MPEVTDDNASLEVQRVDAIDALRGSAVLVWGVAVALTPVLYSLPESGWRLAVVDQLSPSIWHGMTLYDFMLPAFLVAAGAGVVFDLERRRLNEASNTALVKRIVIRAAALFVIGLICEWLRVVSLAEMRWTGIFQRIAVCYLVAGLFGVFSGWRTHAVVAAVILLEYGLVFELVDVPGYGVGDFSVEGNVAAYTDRLWLPGRLYFSTWDPQGLISTLPAIAVTLFGMLLGRYLLHSRNAERDDSLALMLIGLVALNTGLYAGELMPVNAYINTPTFAVAACGASLSVVGLAGLLAKWGGTFVVAPLCAMGRNALLLMICLALIPTLGGNSMWLMLIAAVLAAMWLAQRRWFLTLSRVVPG
- a CDS encoding serine/threonine protein kinase codes for the protein MAKELDGTSDSLVALLRASNASGTSHEDSEIQLAIQAVVSRTLRKTMSNWTAARLPEQFGRYRIIDQLGSGGMGSVFLAWDNELDRKVALKIPHFFVQDHVKVRERFMREAKLAAQIAHSHICRVYDVGELDGLCFLAMEYIEGLTLEASIEKEAMPMVEAVRIVRIVAETMQQLHDSRIVHRDLKPGNVIVRADGEPVIMDFGLARAFDNPLAESRITIDGMLVGSPAYMSPEQVAGDKDGVLPASDIYSLGAILFELLTRTIPFEGNVAQVLASVLNDLPPVPSSRCADIPPALDRICLKAIQKKGENRFASMSEFAQALAAFEKGEDSLLKSLCREPVTHAADEATDVISAAAEKQAPLQLAGGTSNRRKTSKSDSRFPGSAMVVLGVVGLLILPAVSLFAIWWFPEDSNAASRQTSNPALPAGEIQFQIDHPEDTALTLYVDGLPVDIKGLAKGSLTLPVGSHQYEVQRNGFSIDANEFHVNPGAANKPLKILTRWTKKSGS
- a CDS encoding DUF1573 domain-containing protein, with translation MKFLLSGIALIPFLILFGHSVAEEPMAPAKLVPETRTLDFGEVWGQSNFHWQVKVRNPSPRSIQVKELSTACSCVEANPKSFVVPPGGTKNIDVVLDLRDNGVRLSADEATGPYSSFSAAIKPIYSDIETTPADIWYVTGNLRHPFDNVPRVWDIGSVTCDSSEQPTAILPVACASGVSLTGIHFDQEWGHATVAKSPSNKTSLLFYLRNRSPGPFEFPLQLRAETRDGVELPPVSVQVTGRVVGDVEVYPSEVALGLLRPGQNSENTVFIRSRSGQALYVDQVVCSDDHIEIAPPQDSENENDGELAYKVKSTSGKQPGNYSTIVHFEVHTEDQAPVTVSYRLTYTVCEISL
- a CDS encoding YifB family Mg chelatase-like AAA ATPase gives rise to the protein MLAKLFTYSLLGINAEPIEVEVDISPGAMPKTILVGLAEAAVRESTHRIERALVNSGYNRPIDRIVINLSPADLPKDAASFDLPIALGMLTASGQLQSERFDEYAAVGELALDGVIRPVKGVLSMAIAARAQGKRGLLVPVENAQEAAVVGEIEAIPVGSLAEAVGFYSDRLDVQPTQFSWERALSELAKYEIDYQDVKGQELAKRAVTVAAAGSHHLLMLGSPGTGKTLLASRLPTILPQLSPEESLETTQIYSAVGRLNAGESLMMTRPFRAPHHTISEAGLVGGGSTPSPGEISLAHNGILFLDELPEFNRRTLEVLRQPLEDGNVTISRAMGSITFPASLMMVAALNPCPCGYRGDPRRQCKCNPLQIERYLGKISGPLLDRVDIHLEVPSVPFRELSDMAPGTGSGDMRQQVEAAREIQGARFREYRIKTNGKMAPRQIRKFCRLDSDAETLLKTAMEEMGLSARAHDKILRVSRTVADLDRSDKITALHLSEAINYRTLDRNYWA